One window from the genome of Synechococcus sp. PROS-7-1 encodes:
- a CDS encoding segregation/condensation protein A, which yields MPDAALNPNADSGARLAIRLLQDAAQRGDLDPWDVDVIAVVDGFLDQLKQRIEVPRRVAAEIANRGGSYERDLADSSEAFLAASVLVSLKAEVLEAQTFPPEPVLEEAFDADFGDQGWLDPSFDLPRRPERHLLRRPVAPPPLRRPVTLGELIEQLESIAEQLESDELEIRRRQRQKRFSNREAIAQVAALAHREKLPETTAALGLFLNNWEPALQWVNFETLVERWGTAAAPDLDKDRVGVFWALLFLSSQGQVELEQFGVLHGPIQLRRLLAPGAMAQLPLTSLDVPDVMPAKAAIAA from the coding sequence GTGCCTGACGCTGCGCTGAATCCAAATGCTGATTCCGGCGCCAGGCTTGCCATCCGTCTGCTTCAGGATGCTGCTCAACGCGGCGATCTAGACCCCTGGGATGTGGATGTGATCGCGGTGGTTGATGGATTCCTTGACCAGCTCAAGCAAAGGATCGAGGTTCCCAGACGCGTGGCGGCGGAGATCGCCAATCGAGGAGGCAGCTATGAACGTGATCTGGCCGACAGCAGCGAAGCCTTTCTGGCCGCATCAGTGCTGGTGAGCCTCAAAGCTGAAGTGCTGGAAGCCCAGACTTTCCCACCGGAACCGGTGCTTGAGGAGGCTTTCGATGCTGATTTCGGTGATCAGGGTTGGCTGGATCCGAGCTTTGACCTCCCCAGACGCCCTGAAAGACATCTTCTGCGCCGCCCCGTAGCGCCGCCACCCTTGCGGCGACCCGTCACGCTCGGAGAGCTGATTGAACAGCTGGAGTCGATTGCTGAACAGCTGGAGTCGGATGAGCTGGAGATACGCCGACGACAACGACAGAAACGATTCTCCAATCGAGAAGCGATTGCTCAAGTGGCCGCCCTAGCCCATCGCGAGAAGCTTCCAGAAACCACCGCGGCGCTTGGACTGTTCCTTAACAACTGGGAGCCAGCACTGCAGTGGGTCAACTTCGAAACCCTTGTGGAGCGATGGGGCACCGCCGCCGCGCCGGATCTCGACAAAGATCGAGTCGGTGTGTTCTGGGCCCTGCTTTTCCTCTCTTCACAGGGCCAAGTCGAGCTGGAGCAGTTCGGGGTTTTGCATGGACCGATTCAGCTCAGACGGCTTCTGGCGCCGGGGGCCATGGCACAACTGCCCTTGACCAGTCTTGACGTGCCAGATGTCATGCCGGCCAAAGCAGCGATAGCTGCCTGA
- a CDS encoding NDP-sugar synthase codes for MKAMILAAGRGTRVQPITHVIPKPMIPILQKPVMEFLLELLKEHGFKEVMVNVSHLAEEIENYFRDGQRFGVEIAYSFEGRIEDGELIGDALGSAGGLKKIQDFQEFFDDTFVVLCGDALIDLDLTEAVRRHREKGAMASLITKRVPKDQVSSYGVVVSDDEGQIKAFQEKPKIEEALSDTINTGIYLFEPEIFDHIPSGQSFDIGSDLFPKLVEIGAPFYALPMDFEWVDIGKVPDYWQAIRSVLQGEVRQVGIPGKQVRPGVFAGLNVAANWDRINVQGPVYVGGMTRIEDGATLIGPSMIGPSCHICEGATIDNSIIFDYSRIGAGVQLVEKLVFGRYCVGRNGDHFDLQEAALDWLITDARRQDLVEPSPQQKAMAELLGTDLTAPAS; via the coding sequence ATGAAGGCGATGATCCTGGCCGCGGGCAGAGGAACAAGGGTTCAGCCGATCACCCACGTGATCCCCAAACCCATGATTCCGATCCTGCAAAAGCCGGTGATGGAATTCCTGCTCGAACTTCTCAAGGAGCATGGCTTTAAAGAAGTGATGGTGAATGTGTCTCACCTCGCTGAAGAAATCGAAAACTACTTCCGAGACGGGCAACGCTTCGGTGTTGAAATTGCTTACAGCTTTGAGGGGAGAATCGAAGATGGAGAGCTGATTGGTGATGCCCTTGGCTCAGCTGGCGGACTTAAAAAAATTCAGGATTTTCAGGAATTTTTCGACGACACCTTTGTGGTGCTTTGCGGAGATGCCCTGATCGACCTTGATCTCACCGAGGCCGTGCGCCGCCACCGTGAGAAAGGAGCGATGGCCAGCTTGATCACCAAAAGAGTCCCGAAAGACCAGGTGAGCAGCTACGGCGTCGTTGTCAGTGATGACGAAGGTCAGATCAAAGCTTTCCAGGAAAAACCGAAGATTGAGGAAGCCCTTAGCGACACAATCAATACGGGAATCTATTTGTTCGAACCCGAGATCTTCGACCACATCCCATCCGGTCAATCGTTTGATATAGGTTCCGACCTCTTCCCGAAGCTGGTTGAAATTGGGGCACCCTTTTATGCCCTGCCCATGGATTTTGAATGGGTGGATATTGGGAAAGTTCCTGATTACTGGCAGGCCATCCGCAGCGTGCTGCAGGGCGAGGTGCGTCAAGTCGGTATCCCGGGCAAGCAGGTGCGTCCGGGAGTCTTTGCCGGCCTCAACGTCGCGGCCAACTGGGATCGGATCAATGTGCAGGGCCCGGTTTATGTAGGCGGGATGACCCGGATCGAAGACGGAGCCACCCTCATCGGGCCGTCAATGATTGGTCCCAGCTGCCACATCTGCGAAGGGGCCACGATCGACAACTCCATCATTTTTGATTACTCGAGGATCGGTGCCGGTGTGCAGCTGGTGGAGAAACTCGTGTTCGGTCGTTATTGCGTCGGCCGCAACGGTGACCATTTCGATCTTCAGGAAGCAGCGCTCGATTGGCTGATCACGGATGCCCGTCGCCAAGACCTTGTGGAGCCCTCTCCACAACAGAAAGCCATGGCTGAACTGCTCGGCACCGATCTCACAGCACCGGCAAGCTGA